CGGACGTGACGTCCGAGCCGAACCGCCGGGTCGCCTCCACGAGCTCGACCTGACGGCCCAGCAGCCTCATCACCCCGGGCGCGGCCTTCCGGAACAGCTTGGCGCCCGCCGACGGCAGGCCCAGGCTGACCTGGTCCCAGTTCCCCGCGAGCGTGCCGACCAGCGCCACCCCGGCGACCCGCTCCCGGAACAGCTCCGGGTGCTGGTCGGCCAGCGCCATCAGCGTCATGCCGCCCATCGAATGGCCGACCAGCACCAACGGCCCGGTCGGCGCCACGGCGTCGATCACCGCCTTGAGGTCCCCGCCCAGCTGGTCGATGCTGGCCGGCTCGCCCGCCACGTACGACCGTGAGCGCTCGGAACGGCCGTGGCTGCGCTGGTCCCAGAAGACCAGCCGCATGCCCTCTCGCAGCGCCGTCCGCTGGAAGTGCCAGCTGTCCTGGTTCAGGCAGTACCCGTGGCAGAACACCACGGTCAGCGGCTCGGCCCCGGAGCCGTCACCGTCCGGCTCGGCCCAGCCGGTGCCGTCCAGCTCGACGTACAGCTCGCTGCCGTCCGGCGCGGCCACCGTCAGCGGGCGCCCGCGCAGCGAACCGTACGGAGCGCCGGCGTCCAGCTCGGCCCGGGCCCGGCGGCGGGTCGCCCGGCCGACCGTCAGCCGCTCTATCGCCACACCTGCCGCCGCCCCGGCCGCCAGCACACCGACCGAGATCCCGATGACGCCCGCCCGGCTCACACCGGACGCCGCCTTCGCGACCACCTCGACCGGGCCGTCGGCCGCCTCACTCATGCGATCGCACCCGCGCCGGTGCCGATGGCGGTACCGCCGACGTAGCGGCGCGGCACCCGGGCGCCGATCCGCGTCACGATCTCGTACGCGATGGTGCCGCAGGCCCGGCCCCAGTCCTCGGCGGTCGGCTCGCCGCGCTCGCCGTTGCCGAACAGCAGCACCTCGTCACCGATCTCCGGGATGTCCCCGCCCAGGTCCACGACGAACTGGTCCATCGCCACCCGGCCGGCCACCGTGCGCCACTTGCCGCCGATCTGCACCGGGCCGGTGCCGCTCGCGTGCCGCGGAACGCCGTCGCCGTAACCGACCGGGACCAGCCCCAGCGTGGTCGGCCCGGGAGTGACGTAGTGGTGGCCGTAGCTGACGCCGTGCCCGCCCGGCACCTGCTTCACCAGCGCCAGCCGCGCCGCCAGCGCCATCACCGGGCGCAGCCCGAAGTCGGCCGGCGAGCCCACCTCGGGCACCGGCGACAGCCCGTACGCGGCCAGGCCGGTGCGGACCATGTCGAAGTGCGAGTCCGGCAGCAGCAGCGTGGCCGGCGAGTTCGCCAGGTGACGGACCTCCGGGCGCAGCCCGGCCGCCTCGGCGTCCGCCAGCGCGCGCCGGTAGGAGTCCAGCTGGGCCTGGATCGACGGGTGCCCGGGCTCGTCCGCGGCGGCGAAGTGCGACCAGACGCCGACCACCCGGAGCAGCCCCTCCGCCTCGGCGCGGCG
The nucleotide sequence above comes from Streptomyces kaniharaensis. Encoded proteins:
- a CDS encoding alpha/beta fold hydrolase, which encodes MSEAADGPVEVVAKAASGVSRAGVIGISVGVLAAGAAAGVAIERLTVGRATRRRARAELDAGAPYGSLRGRPLTVAAPDGSELYVELDGTGWAEPDGDGSGAEPLTVVFCHGYCLNQDSWHFQRTALREGMRLVFWDQRSHGRSERSRSYVAGEPASIDQLGGDLKAVIDAVAPTGPLVLVGHSMGGMTLMALADQHPELFRERVAGVALVGTLAGNWDQVSLGLPSAGAKLFRKAAPGVMRLLGRQVELVEATRRFGSDVTSVFYRRFSFGGRDVDPGVVRFAEQLLDATPIDVVAEFYPVFGAHEKTAALAALRGLPVLVLAGTKDLLTPPVHSEAMAEQLPGAELVLVEGAGHLVMLERPELVDRRLVDLLRRAAAFRGAAPLPSAVLDRI
- the alr gene encoding alanine racemase, which encodes MTTAKTAGSATLTDGVRAEATIDLGALRGNLAALRERVGSAAVMLAVKADAYGHGAIACAREAVANGVGWLGCATPEEALALRAGGIRPDQARILCWLWTPGGPWREALLSDLDISVSGRWALDELLPAVRETGIPARVHLKADTGLGRNGCQPHDWPELVAAARRAEAEGLLRVVGVWSHFAAADEPGHPSIQAQLDSYRRALADAEAAGLRPEVRHLANSPATLLLPDSHFDMVRTGLAAYGLSPVPEVGSPADFGLRPVMALAARLALVKQVPGGHGVSYGHHYVTPGPTTLGLVPVGYGDGVPRHASGTGPVQIGGKWRTVAGRVAMDQFVVDLGGDIPEIGDEVLLFGNGERGEPTAEDWGRACGTIAYEIVTRIGARVPRRYVGGTAIGTGAGAIA